Proteins found in one Herbiconiux sp. A18JL235 genomic segment:
- a CDS encoding DUF805 domain-containing protein, with protein sequence MSEQQTRTVSMSFGEAIANGFRNYAQFEGRARLAEFWWFFLFVTLVGVGLGSLDSIAPSFLTIGSGLAGLWSLGTLLPTLGLAVRRLRDGGNSWYQLFWLLVPIAGVIVVVLRLCDPSRSASRAPDAPRI encoded by the coding sequence ATGAGCGAGCAGCAGACGCGCACGGTGAGCATGTCGTTCGGGGAGGCGATCGCGAACGGGTTCCGCAACTACGCTCAGTTCGAAGGGCGGGCGCGACTTGCCGAATTCTGGTGGTTCTTCCTGTTCGTGACTCTCGTGGGCGTGGGGCTCGGAAGCCTCGACTCCATCGCGCCGTCGTTCCTCACCATCGGCTCGGGCCTCGCCGGCCTCTGGTCGCTCGGCACGCTGCTGCCGACCCTGGGCCTCGCCGTGCGGCGACTCCGCGACGGCGGCAACTCCTGGTACCAGCTGTTCTGGCTCCTGGTGCCCATCGCCGGAGTGATCGTCGTGGTGCTGCGGCTGTGCGACCCCAGCCGCTCCGCCTCGAGGGCGCCCGACGCGCCGCGCATCTGA
- a CDS encoding DUF2510 domain-containing protein, whose product MTPGEHLHDDTPTEVAAGPAHPLPPLGWYPDPQTPGRERWWSGAEWTRYTARDANKGLFGAAYERAFRGGANTAARWARVLGFVGLIILLFTLLVIVFIGQTLDEGSPVAFLSTYISGLFGLVVVGLILMLASIVFGALGIRDSRTKGGFALALNSLLADVAVVLMVGALAVLVILLP is encoded by the coding sequence ATGACACCGGGGGAGCATCTGCACGACGACACACCGACAGAGGTCGCGGCCGGCCCCGCACATCCGCTGCCGCCCCTCGGCTGGTACCCCGACCCTCAGACGCCTGGCCGTGAGCGCTGGTGGTCGGGCGCCGAGTGGACCCGGTACACCGCGCGCGACGCGAACAAAGGACTCTTCGGTGCCGCGTATGAAAGAGCCTTTCGCGGCGGCGCCAACACCGCGGCACGGTGGGCCCGAGTGCTCGGCTTCGTCGGCTTGATCATCCTGCTGTTCACCCTGCTGGTGATCGTCTTCATCGGGCAGACCCTCGACGAGGGGTCGCCTGTCGCGTTCTTGAGCACCTATATCTCGGGTCTTTTCGGCCTCGTCGTCGTCGGCCTCATTCTGATGCTCGCGAGCATCGTGTTCGGCGCTCTCGGCATTCGAGACTCGCGGACCAAGGGCGGTTTCGCGCTGGCGCTGAACAGTCTCCTCGCCGACGTCGCTGTCGTGCTGATGGTCGGTGCTCTCGCCGTCCTGGTGATCCTTCTGCCGTAA
- a CDS encoding LPXTG cell wall anchor domain-containing protein, which yields MELAQTGSAILPVVVIAIIVVVLGAALIVVRARRRGTDAAEGTGGDSRPGAGSSDGGDDHRV from the coding sequence ATGGAGCTTGCCCAGACCGGATCGGCGATCCTGCCGGTCGTCGTGATCGCGATCATCGTCGTCGTGCTGGGGGCCGCGCTCATCGTGGTGCGGGCGCGACGCCGCGGCACCGACGCCGCCGAGGGCACGGGCGGCGACTCCCGACCTGGTGCGGGCTCCTCCGATGGCGGAGACGACCACCGAGTCTAG
- a CDS encoding NADP-dependent oxidoreductase → MARMWIAQDFGDLDVFEEVETEVPPPGPGEVTIEVRAAGMNPADFKHVASGTDRSKLPIAVGYEVAGVIATIGPDTEIASGGGAVGDEVLAFRISGGYSSARTVPAKDVFAKPASLGFPEAANLLLAGTTASEMLDVTTVRAGDTVLLHGASGAVGVSVLQQAALVGARVVGTASEGNFEVVRRFGGTPVAYGEGLAERVREAAPEGIAAALDAVGTDEAIDVSLELVADRDRIVSIAAMARAAERGEGFRVIAGAMPASAVYRDRVRAELIELAGRGELVVPLARTFPLDDALEALRLLKEQHPGGKLALLP, encoded by the coding sequence ATGGCGCGCATGTGGATCGCTCAGGACTTCGGAGACCTCGACGTGTTCGAGGAGGTCGAGACGGAGGTCCCCCCACCCGGCCCCGGTGAGGTGACCATCGAGGTGCGCGCCGCGGGGATGAACCCCGCCGATTTCAAGCACGTGGCCTCAGGCACCGATCGCTCGAAGCTCCCGATCGCGGTCGGGTACGAGGTGGCCGGGGTGATCGCGACGATCGGGCCCGACACCGAGATCGCATCGGGCGGCGGCGCCGTGGGCGACGAGGTGCTCGCGTTCCGCATCAGCGGTGGGTACTCCTCGGCGCGCACCGTCCCCGCGAAAGACGTGTTCGCGAAGCCCGCGTCGCTCGGCTTCCCCGAGGCCGCGAACCTGCTGCTGGCCGGCACCACGGCCTCCGAGATGCTCGACGTGACGACGGTGCGAGCCGGCGACACCGTGCTGCTGCACGGAGCATCCGGAGCCGTCGGCGTGAGCGTTCTGCAGCAGGCCGCCCTCGTCGGCGCTCGGGTCGTCGGCACCGCATCGGAGGGGAACTTCGAGGTGGTGCGGCGCTTCGGCGGCACTCCGGTCGCCTACGGGGAGGGACTGGCCGAGCGCGTGCGAGAGGCTGCGCCGGAGGGCATCGCCGCCGCGCTCGACGCGGTGGGCACCGACGAGGCGATCGACGTGTCGCTCGAGCTCGTCGCCGACCGCGACCGCATCGTGAGCATCGCCGCGATGGCGCGCGCCGCCGAACGCGGCGAGGGATTCCGGGTGATCGCGGGCGCCATGCCGGCGAGCGCCGTCTACCGCGACCGCGTGCGCGCCGAGCTCATCGAGCTGGCCGGGCGCGGAGAGCTCGTGGTGCCGCTCGCCCGCACCTTCCCGCTCGACGACGCGCTCGAGGCCCTGCGGCTGCTGAAGGAGCAGCACCCCGGGGGCAAGCTCGCCCTGCTGCCCTGA
- a CDS encoding PLD nuclease N-terminal domain-containing protein translates to MSRRRIPVSVRPIRGWSAGVAVAAAAVLAVASVLWAVSGRSARVPFDWLGLRQTDARPGPSGQDGSMVSNFSGGHLLIILAVVAVMVLFVVAIVSIARADRASGVERALWILIVLLFPLLGPILWFAVGRPRVGSWSGSGSGA, encoded by the coding sequence ATGAGTCGTCGCCGCATCCCCGTTTCCGTTCGCCCGATCCGCGGATGGAGCGCCGGTGTCGCGGTCGCCGCAGCCGCCGTGCTCGCCGTCGCCTCGGTGCTCTGGGCGGTCTCCGGTCGCTCAGCGCGAGTGCCGTTCGACTGGCTGGGGCTCCGGCAGACGGATGCACGGCCCGGGCCGAGCGGGCAGGATGGGAGCATGGTCTCGAACTTCTCCGGCGGACACCTGCTCATCATCCTCGCCGTCGTGGCGGTGATGGTGCTCTTCGTCGTGGCCATCGTGAGCATCGCGCGGGCCGACCGGGCGAGCGGGGTGGAGCGGGCGTTGTGGATCCTGATCGTGCTGCTGTTCCCGCTGCTCGGGCCCATCCTGTGGTTCGCCGTGGGGCGGCCGAGGGTCGGCAGCTGGAGCGGGAGCGGCAGCGGCGCCTGA
- a CDS encoding GNAT family N-acetyltransferase, with translation MTPRTGAEPEIRTFPAAVDADGHADAATREWIEAEAQGFYEPRRTETILDRRARHLVADAQRLTGVYQASTSPAAYGPEVPVATFASFDGELSTGAGESVRANLISAVTVRPTHRRRGLLRRMMLADLERAVADGHMLAALTVSEATIYRRFGFGVATEVNAVTVTTDSRFRLATAPAGRCELVEPASLAELGPGVFARFHAGRPGSITRLSRHWSRTAGLEGDDRDDAPEVRAAVHLDDSDTVDGYVSYRFTGWDTTPHTVEIVDLVAATGDAYLGLWEFLGSLDLVERVTWDAAPVDDPLRWALTDWRVVKATGVDDWLWIRVLDPARAFAARAYVPGTTGDLTIDITDALGHADGRLALRVDDGVGTAVLTPRGADAGAGGADLVLDVADLGSLYLGGVDPRVLSAAGRLRELVPGAALRARTLLAPVAPVWGTTHF, from the coding sequence ATGACTCCACGTACCGGTGCCGAGCCGGAGATCCGCACGTTCCCCGCCGCCGTCGACGCCGACGGGCACGCCGACGCAGCGACGAGGGAGTGGATCGAGGCCGAGGCGCAGGGCTTCTACGAGCCCCGTCGCACCGAGACGATTCTCGACCGCCGAGCCCGCCACCTGGTCGCCGACGCGCAGCGCCTCACCGGCGTCTACCAGGCGTCGACCTCCCCCGCCGCGTACGGCCCTGAGGTGCCCGTGGCGACCTTCGCGAGCTTCGACGGCGAGCTCTCCACCGGGGCCGGCGAATCGGTGCGGGCGAACCTCATCTCCGCGGTGACGGTGCGCCCCACCCACCGCCGTCGGGGCCTGCTGCGGCGCATGATGCTCGCCGATCTCGAGCGCGCCGTCGCCGACGGTCACATGCTCGCCGCGCTCACGGTGTCGGAGGCGACGATCTACCGCCGTTTCGGGTTCGGCGTCGCCACCGAGGTGAACGCCGTCACGGTCACGACCGACTCCCGGTTCCGGCTCGCCACCGCGCCCGCCGGGCGTTGTGAGCTCGTCGAGCCCGCCTCGCTCGCCGAGCTCGGCCCCGGCGTGTTCGCCCGCTTCCACGCCGGGCGACCCGGTTCGATCACGCGCCTTTCGCGCCACTGGAGCCGCACCGCCGGCCTCGAGGGAGACGATCGCGACGACGCCCCCGAGGTGCGTGCGGCCGTGCACCTCGACGACTCCGACACCGTCGACGGGTACGTCTCCTACCGCTTCACCGGCTGGGACACCACGCCGCACACGGTCGAGATCGTCGACCTGGTGGCCGCCACCGGCGACGCGTACCTCGGTCTTTGGGAGTTCCTCGGATCGCTCGACCTGGTGGAGCGCGTGACCTGGGACGCAGCGCCCGTCGACGACCCGTTGCGCTGGGCCCTGACCGATTGGCGCGTGGTGAAGGCCACCGGCGTCGACGACTGGTTGTGGATCCGCGTGCTCGACCCGGCACGCGCCTTCGCCGCCCGCGCCTATGTGCCGGGCACCACCGGCGACCTGACCATCGACATCACGGATGCGCTCGGTCACGCCGACGGTCGGCTCGCGCTCCGGGTCGACGACGGTGTCGGCACCGCGGTTCTCACGCCCCGCGGCGCCGACGCGGGAGCTGGCGGCGCCGATCTCGTGCTCGACGTCGCCGACCTCGGGTCGCTCTACCTCGGCGGCGTCGACCCGCGCGTACTCTCCGCGGCGGGCCGTCTGCGCGAGCTCGTCCCCGGGGCCGCGCTGCGTGCGCGCACGCTGCTCGCCCCGGTCGCGCCGGTCTGGGGCACCACGCACTTCTGA
- a CDS encoding mycofactocin-coupled SDR family oxidoreductase, which produces MGKLEGKVAFITGAARGQGRSHAVRLAQEGADVIAVDICSQIDSVPYPMATSADLEETVAAVEGLDRRIVAVEADVRDIAALKTAVERGVAELGPVDIILANAGIAPQGTTIDDDQAFRDVVEVNLFGVHNTVKAGVPSMIENGRGGAIVLTSSTQGLSGAGGDGTGATSGYAASKHGVVGLMHTYANWLAQYSIRVNTVHPTGVNTPMVVNDAMQAFLAANPGMGAAMQNLLPVPMIEALDISNAIAWLVSDEARYVTGVTLPVDAGFLAR; this is translated from the coding sequence ATGGGAAAGCTCGAGGGCAAGGTCGCCTTCATCACCGGTGCCGCCCGAGGCCAGGGCCGCAGCCACGCCGTGCGACTGGCGCAGGAGGGCGCCGACGTCATCGCCGTCGACATCTGCTCGCAGATCGACTCCGTGCCGTATCCGATGGCGACGTCCGCCGACCTGGAGGAGACCGTCGCCGCCGTCGAGGGGCTCGACCGCCGCATCGTCGCCGTCGAGGCCGACGTGCGCGACATCGCCGCCCTGAAGACCGCCGTCGAGCGGGGCGTCGCCGAGCTCGGGCCCGTCGACATCATTCTCGCCAACGCCGGCATCGCGCCGCAGGGCACGACCATCGACGACGATCAGGCCTTCCGCGACGTCGTGGAGGTGAACCTGTTCGGCGTGCACAACACCGTCAAGGCGGGGGTGCCGTCGATGATCGAGAACGGTCGCGGCGGGGCCATCGTGCTCACCAGCTCGACGCAGGGCCTGTCGGGTGCCGGAGGCGACGGCACAGGCGCGACCTCGGGCTACGCCGCGTCGAAGCACGGCGTGGTGGGGCTCATGCACACGTACGCCAACTGGCTGGCGCAGTACAGCATCCGGGTCAACACCGTTCATCCCACCGGCGTGAACACGCCGATGGTGGTCAACGACGCCATGCAGGCCTTCCTCGCGGCCAACCCCGGCATGGGCGCGGCGATGCAGAACCTGCTGCCGGTGCCGATGATCGAGGCGCTCGACATCTCGAACGCGATCGCGTGGCTCGTGAGCGACGAGGCGCGGTACGTGACGGGCGTCACCTTGCCCGTCGACGCGGGGTTCCTCGCCCGCTGA
- a CDS encoding molybdopterin-binding protein — protein MTQIRIREAAAFLGVSDDTVRRWIDSGLLEAQPDAAGRSTVDGLALAQLAGRNAVLPADPSEVRRSARNRFVGLVTAVTADTVMAQVELQCGPHRVVSLMSSEAVRELGLEPGSVAIAVVKATTVVVETPGSDA, from the coding sequence ATGACGCAGATACGGATTCGGGAGGCGGCAGCATTCCTCGGAGTGAGTGACGACACCGTTCGCCGCTGGATCGATTCAGGTCTTCTCGAGGCGCAGCCCGACGCCGCAGGGAGGAGCACCGTCGACGGTCTGGCTCTCGCGCAGCTCGCCGGGCGAAACGCGGTGCTCCCCGCCGACCCGAGCGAGGTGCGGCGCAGCGCCCGCAACCGCTTCGTCGGCCTGGTCACCGCCGTCACCGCCGACACCGTCATGGCCCAGGTCGAGCTGCAGTGCGGCCCGCACCGCGTCGTCTCGCTCATGTCGAGCGAGGCCGTGCGGGAGCTCGGTCTCGAGCCCGGCTCCGTGGCGATCGCGGTCGTGAAGGCGACGACCGTCGTCGTCGAGACCCCGGGGAGCGACGCGTGA
- the modA gene encoding molybdate ABC transporter substrate-binding protein, with protein sequence MNSGAALAKIAARLAAAAVVLTLTGCAGQTSGAETTATTSPGAGSSLSGSITVFAAASLKGTFTELAEEFEAAHPGTSVELTFAGSSDLVTQITEGAPADVFASADEKNMAKLTEAGLIDAEAPVDFATNVLTIAVPPGDPAGVTGIADLADPALKVVVCAPQVPCGAATTTVEEATGITLAPVSEESSVTDVLGKVTSGEADAGLVYVTDVIAAGDSVEGVAFPESSEAVNTYPIATVEASSRKELADAFVGFVTGEVGQGVLQAAGFGAP encoded by the coding sequence GTGAACTCCGGGGCGGCACTCGCGAAGATCGCGGCCAGACTCGCCGCCGCCGCCGTCGTGCTGACCCTGACGGGATGCGCAGGGCAGACGAGCGGCGCCGAGACGACGGCGACGACCTCCCCCGGCGCCGGATCGAGCCTCTCCGGCTCGATCACGGTGTTCGCCGCAGCCTCGCTCAAGGGCACCTTCACCGAGCTGGCCGAGGAGTTCGAGGCCGCGCATCCGGGCACCAGCGTCGAGCTGACCTTCGCCGGGTCGAGCGACCTGGTCACCCAGATCACCGAGGGCGCCCCCGCCGACGTGTTCGCCTCGGCCGACGAGAAGAACATGGCGAAGCTCACCGAGGCCGGCCTGATCGACGCCGAGGCGCCGGTCGACTTCGCCACGAACGTGCTCACCATCGCCGTGCCCCCGGGCGACCCGGCGGGCGTCACCGGGATCGCCGATCTCGCCGACCCCGCCCTGAAGGTCGTGGTGTGTGCGCCGCAGGTGCCGTGCGGGGCCGCCACGACGACGGTCGAGGAGGCGACGGGCATCACCCTCGCGCCCGTGTCGGAGGAGTCGTCGGTGACCGATGTGCTCGGCAAGGTGACCTCGGGCGAGGCGGATGCCGGGCTCGTCTACGTCACCGACGTGATCGCCGCGGGCGACTCGGTCGAGGGCGTCGCCTTCCCCGAGTCGAGCGAGGCGGTGAACACCTACCCCATCGCCACGGTCGAGGCCTCCTCGCGGAAGGAGCTCGCCGACGCCTTCGTCGGCTTCGTCACCGGCGAAGTCGGCCAGGGCGTGCTGCAGGCCGCGGGCTTCGGAGCGCCGTGA
- a CDS encoding ABC transporter permease, whose product MTRTAAATPPTGVPRWIVVVAVIGGLFVVVPLAAMVLRVDGSRFIPLITSESSLDALWLSLRTSLAATALCVLLGVPMAVVLARTRFWGQKILRALVLLPLVLPPVVGGIALLYTFGRRGLLGQGFQAFGIEIAFSTTAVVLAQTFVALPFLVLSLEGALRTAGTRYEAVGATLGAAPTTVLRRITLPLVLPALVSGAVLSFARALGEFGATLTFAGSLQGVTRTLPLEVYLQRETDPDAAVALSLVLVVVSIVVVTVAHRVGETRTAPLGGTS is encoded by the coding sequence GTGACCCGCACCGCCGCGGCCACCCCGCCCACGGGCGTTCCGCGCTGGATCGTCGTCGTCGCCGTGATCGGCGGCCTCTTCGTGGTGGTGCCGCTCGCGGCGATGGTGCTGCGGGTCGACGGGAGTCGGTTCATCCCGCTCATCACCTCGGAGTCGTCGCTCGACGCCCTCTGGCTGAGCCTCCGCACCTCGCTCGCGGCGACGGCGCTCTGCGTGCTGCTCGGCGTACCGATGGCGGTCGTGCTGGCGCGCACCCGCTTCTGGGGGCAGAAGATCCTGCGCGCCCTGGTGCTGCTCCCGCTGGTGCTGCCACCCGTGGTCGGGGGCATCGCGCTGCTCTACACCTTCGGCCGACGCGGGCTCCTCGGTCAGGGCTTCCAGGCCTTCGGCATCGAGATCGCCTTCTCGACGACGGCGGTCGTGCTCGCCCAGACCTTCGTCGCCCTCCCTTTCCTGGTGCTGAGCCTCGAGGGCGCCCTCCGCACGGCGGGCACGCGGTACGAGGCCGTGGGCGCCACCCTCGGCGCGGCTCCCACCACAGTGCTTCGCCGCATCACCCTCCCCCTGGTGCTCCCGGCCCTGGTGTCGGGCGCCGTGCTGTCGTTCGCCCGGGCACTCGGCGAGTTCGGGGCGACCCTCACCTTCGCCGGCAGCCTGCAGGGAGTCACCCGCACCCTGCCGCTCGAGGTCTACCTGCAGCGCGAGACCGATCCCGACGCGGCGGTCGCCCTCTCGCTTGTGCTCGTGGTGGTGTCGATCGTCGTCGTCACCGTCGCCCACCGCGTGGGCGAGACCCGCACGGCGCCGCTCGGAGGCACCTCGTGA
- a CDS encoding sulfate/molybdate ABC transporter ATP-binding protein: protein MSLQFSARLAERSFDVDLELATGETVAVLGPNGAGKSTLLALLAGLLRPDSGCAELDGTVLFDAQDSGRGGVWLAPHRRSVALLSQEPLLFPHLSVLENVAFGPRTRTDRATAAARARHWLDEVDATALADRRPAQLSGGQAQRVAVGRALAAEPRLLLLDEPMAALDVAVAPALRRMLRRVLADRTAVVVTHDVLDAFLLADRVVVMDAGRVVDHGPTRDVLERPTNSFTAGLASLNLITGVGDGPSSDGTATARVRAQSGVVLTARAVADIPPGVPAGVAVRPARVSIGSADDLRRVSAANQVEATVVDVEPHGDLVRVRTDLLSADLAPGDAAALDLEAGTRILCSFDAADAAAYPL from the coding sequence GTGAGCCTGCAGTTCTCGGCGCGACTCGCCGAGCGCTCCTTCGACGTCGACCTCGAGCTCGCCACGGGCGAGACCGTCGCGGTTCTGGGCCCGAACGGGGCGGGCAAGTCGACCCTGCTCGCCCTGCTCGCGGGCCTCCTGCGCCCCGACAGCGGGTGCGCCGAGCTCGACGGCACCGTGCTCTTCGATGCCCAGGACAGCGGACGAGGTGGCGTGTGGCTCGCCCCGCACCGCCGCTCGGTGGCGCTCCTGTCGCAGGAGCCGCTGCTGTTCCCTCACCTCTCCGTGCTCGAGAACGTCGCCTTCGGCCCACGCACCCGCACCGATCGGGCGACCGCGGCGGCCCGGGCCCGCCACTGGCTCGACGAGGTCGACGCCACCGCCCTCGCCGACCGCCGGCCCGCACAGCTCTCGGGTGGTCAGGCGCAGCGGGTCGCCGTGGGCAGGGCCCTCGCCGCCGAACCCCGCCTGCTGCTGCTCGACGAGCCGATGGCGGCCCTCGACGTGGCGGTCGCGCCCGCGCTCAGACGGATGCTCCGCCGCGTGCTCGCCGATCGCACCGCGGTGGTCGTCACCCACGACGTCCTCGACGCCTTTCTGCTGGCCGACCGCGTGGTGGTGATGGATGCCGGCCGGGTCGTCGATCACGGTCCCACCCGCGACGTGCTCGAGCGCCCGACGAATTCGTTCACGGCGGGCCTGGCCTCGCTGAACCTCATCACCGGGGTCGGCGACGGCCCCAGCAGCGACGGCACTGCGACGGCGCGCGTGCGTGCGCAGTCCGGGGTCGTCCTCACCGCGCGCGCCGTCGCCGACATCCCTCCCGGGGTGCCGGCCGGGGTGGCCGTGCGACCTGCGAGGGTCTCGATCGGCTCGGCAGACGACCTCCGGCGCGTCTCCGCGGCCAACCAGGTGGAAGCGACCGTCGTCGATGTCGAACCGCACGGCGACCTCGTGCGTGTGCGCACGGATCTGCTCTCCGCCGACCTGGCTCCAGGCGACGCCGCCGCACTCGACCTCGAGGCCGGCACGCGCATCCTGTGCTCGTTCGACGCCGCCGACGCCGCCGCCTACCCGCTCTGA
- a CDS encoding CDP-alcohol phosphatidyltransferase family protein, with protein MNLPNAISLGRLIVLTPLFVLVLLVGENPFGALVVLVVLGITDWADGFIARRFDQVTDFGKKLDPVADRVSQFVVCATLVFAGLVPLWMAIVLLVSDLLLGVVVMVRQPGIVRVRWIGRVRTVLLMVGFPLTLLVASFAPASETLTVAALVVVGAGVVLHALANLQYVAALARTPRGAQEV; from the coding sequence GTGAACCTGCCCAACGCCATCTCCCTCGGTCGGCTGATCGTTCTCACGCCGCTGTTCGTGCTGGTGCTGCTGGTGGGGGAGAACCCGTTCGGCGCCCTCGTCGTGCTGGTCGTGCTCGGCATCACCGACTGGGCCGACGGGTTCATCGCGCGCCGCTTCGACCAGGTCACCGACTTCGGCAAGAAGCTCGATCCGGTCGCCGACCGGGTGAGCCAGTTCGTCGTCTGCGCGACCCTCGTGTTCGCGGGCCTCGTGCCGCTGTGGATGGCGATCGTGCTGCTCGTGAGCGACCTCCTGCTCGGGGTCGTGGTGATGGTGCGGCAGCCCGGTATCGTGCGGGTGCGCTGGATCGGCAGGGTGCGCACGGTGCTCCTCATGGTGGGCTTCCCGCTCACCCTCCTGGTCGCCTCCTTCGCCCCGGCGAGCGAGACGCTCACCGTTGCCGCCCTCGTGGTGGTGGGCGCCGGAGTGGTGCTGCACGCGCTGGCGAACCTGCAGTACGTGGCCGCCCTCGCCCGCACCCCGCGCGGTGCGCAGGAGGTGTGA
- a CDS encoding STAS domain-containing protein, which produces MEFQTESHGDDIAVIRGDGRLNMVSGPLLRDAVKRAVDGGRARIVVDLSRVAFMDSSGLGALIGSLKTAREHHGDLRIVAPSAQVSMVLKLSNVETILTPYASVEEAYRD; this is translated from the coding sequence ATGGAGTTCCAGACCGAATCGCACGGAGACGACATCGCGGTCATCCGCGGTGACGGCCGCCTCAACATGGTGTCAGGGCCGCTGCTCCGAGACGCGGTGAAACGGGCGGTCGACGGCGGCAGGGCGCGCATCGTCGTCGATCTCAGCCGAGTGGCGTTCATGGACTCCTCCGGCCTCGGAGCCCTCATCGGCTCGCTCAAGACCGCCCGCGAGCACCACGGCGACCTGCGCATCGTCGCGCCCTCGGCACAGGTCAGCATGGTGTTGAAGCTCTCGAACGTCGAGACCATCCTCACGCCGTACGCCTCGGTCGAGGAGGCCTACCGTGACTGA
- a CDS encoding ATP-binding protein, translating to MTEERRNLVFNAPPDDVDAVHEFLETVWEANPGVGELDRMAFETALIELASNVIQHAAGDGGVTCVLTVSADEQGLSATLADTADAGGIVLMNREMPGELAESGRGIALIQALVDELRYERLEERNIWTITRAHAAG from the coding sequence GTGACTGAGGAGCGGAGGAACCTCGTGTTCAACGCGCCGCCCGACGACGTCGACGCGGTTCACGAGTTCCTCGAGACGGTGTGGGAGGCCAACCCCGGGGTCGGCGAACTCGACCGCATGGCCTTCGAGACGGCGCTCATCGAGCTCGCGTCGAACGTCATCCAGCACGCCGCGGGCGACGGCGGCGTCACCTGCGTGCTGACCGTCTCGGCCGACGAACAGGGGCTGTCGGCGACCCTCGCCGACACCGCAGACGCCGGCGGCATCGTGCTGATGAACCGGGAGATGCCGGGCGAGCTCGCCGAGTCGGGCCGCGGCATCGCCCTCATCCAGGCGCTCGTCGACGAGCTCCGCTATGAGCGTCTCGAGGAGCGCAACATCTGGACCATCACCCGCGCGCACGCAGCCGGCTGA
- a CDS encoding PP2C family protein-serine/threonine phosphatase → MGAAQGDDRYEKIRVEAVERLALIDTPSEERFDRITRLAREIFAVPVAEINFIDDHQQFTKSPQFDGHGASIERSDSFCEVTIQRPELTVVPDATTDPRFAHRKPVWDERHIRFYAGRPLSLGDDMRVGTLCLVDSKPREFDAEQQRLLDEMGSWVERELQETADRDRAAEVQQRLLPRDQPSWPDYDLAGVCLPAKNVGGDFYSWHGSETGIEFTLADVMGKGTAGAIMAAAVRTAFQARTGDDVVAAIERVNAQLADDLDQIGGFATLVHGVIDIPTGRLDYADAGHGLTVLVRADGTFTRLEATGLPIGIVADGLWTRGEAVLGAGDRLISFTDGLLDLFDGTLECLPEVARMVREAEGPQDAVARVARLTASSRTVGDDVTVVVVGRR, encoded by the coding sequence ATGGGTGCGGCACAGGGCGACGACCGATACGAGAAGATTCGAGTCGAGGCCGTCGAACGTCTCGCGCTCATCGACACCCCCTCCGAGGAGCGGTTCGATCGCATCACGAGACTCGCCCGCGAGATCTTCGCGGTGCCGGTCGCCGAGATCAACTTCATCGACGACCACCAGCAGTTCACCAAGTCACCCCAGTTCGACGGGCACGGCGCCAGCATCGAGCGCTCGGACTCGTTCTGCGAGGTCACCATCCAGCGGCCGGAGCTGACGGTGGTTCCGGATGCGACGACAGACCCGCGGTTCGCGCACCGGAAGCCGGTATGGGACGAGCGGCACATCCGCTTCTACGCCGGCCGCCCGCTGAGCCTCGGCGACGACATGCGCGTCGGCACGCTCTGCCTCGTCGACTCGAAACCGCGGGAGTTCGACGCCGAGCAGCAGCGTCTGCTCGACGAGATGGGCTCCTGGGTGGAGCGTGAGCTGCAGGAGACCGCCGACCGCGACCGCGCGGCCGAGGTGCAGCAGCGCCTGCTGCCGCGCGACCAACCGAGCTGGCCCGACTACGACCTCGCCGGGGTGTGTCTGCCCGCCAAGAACGTGGGCGGCGACTTCTACAGCTGGCACGGCTCCGAGACCGGTATCGAGTTCACCCTCGCCGACGTGATGGGCAAGGGCACCGCGGGCGCGATCATGGCGGCCGCGGTGCGCACCGCTTTCCAGGCGCGCACCGGAGACGACGTGGTCGCAGCCATCGAGCGCGTGAACGCCCAGCTCGCCGACGACCTCGACCAGATCGGCGGCTTCGCCACCCTCGTGCACGGCGTCATCGACATCCCCACCGGCCGTCTCGACTATGCCGACGCCGGGCACGGCCTCACCGTGCTCGTGCGCGCCGACGGCACCTTCACGCGGCTCGAGGCGACCGGTCTCCCCATCGGCATCGTCGCCGACGGCCTGTGGACGCGCGGCGAAGCAGTGCTCGGTGCGGGCGACCGGCTCATCTCCTTCACCGACGGGCTGCTCGACCTGTTCGACGGCACCCTCGAGTGCCTTCCCGAGGTGGCTCGGATGGTGCGGGAGGCCGAGGGCCCGCAAGACGCCGTGGCGCGCGTGGCGCGCCTCACCGCGTCGTCGCGCACGGTGGGCGACGACGTCACCGTCGTGGTGGTCGGCCGCCGCTGA